TTGGCCGCAAGGCGGCAGAGGAGATGGATGCGCGCCTTCGCGAACGCCTGCATACGCAAGAGATTACGGCCCGCACCTTCCATTCGCTGGCGCTGCACATTATTCAGCAAGGGAGTAAAAAAGCGCCAGTTGTCAGCAAGCTGGAAAGTGATGCCGGAGCCCGGCATCAGCTTTTTCTGCATACCTGGCGTCAGCAGTGTAGCGAGAAAAAAGCGCAGGCCAAAGGCTGGCGCCAGTGGCTGGAAGAAGAGATGCAGTGGACGGTGCCGGAAGGGAATTTCTGGGATGATGAGTCCTTGCAGCGGCGCCTGGCCCCTCGCCTGGATCGTTGGGTCAGTTTGATGCGTATGCACGGCGGCGCTCAGGCGGAAATGATCGCAGGCGCGCCGGAGGAGTGCCGTGAGCTATTCAGTAAACGTATTAAGCTGATGGCACCATTGCTGAAAGCCTGGAAAAGTGCGCTGAAAGCGGAAAATGCCGTTGATTTTTCCGGGCTTATCCATCAGGCAATGGTTATTCTCGAAAAAGGACGGTTTATCAGCCCGTGGAAACATATTCTTGTTGATGAATTTCAGGATATTTCTCCGCAGCGGGCGGCGCTATTAGAGGCGCTACGCAAACAGAATAGCCAGACTACGCTGTTTGCCGTTGGCGATGACTGGCAAGCGATTTACCGTTTTAGCGGGGCGCAGCTCTCCTTAACGACGGCGTTTCATCAGACGTTCGGCGAGGGCGAGCATTGCCACCTGGATACCACGTACCGTTTTAATAGCCGGATTGGTGATGTTGCCAACCGTTTTGTACAGCAGAATCCGCACCAGTTGAAAAAGCCATTAAATAGCCTGGCGGCAGGCGATAAAAAAGCGGTTACATTGTTGGATGAAAACCAACTGGATGCGTTACTGGATAAATTGTCCGGTTACGCGAAGGAGGATGAACGTATTCTGGTGCTGGCACGCTATCATCACCTGAAACCCGCCAGCCTGCAAAAAGCGGCTACCCGTTGGCCGAAGTTACAGATAGATTTTATGACTATCCACGCCAGCAAGGGCCAGCAGGCCGATTACGTTATTCTGGTTGGACTGCAGGAGGGCAACGACGGCTTCCCTGCACCGGCGCGAGAGTCCATTATAGAAGATGCGCTTCTTCCTCAGGTCGAAGATTTTCCGGACGCTGAAGAGCGACGTTTGTTATATGTGGCGCTGACACGTGCGCGTGCGCGGGTCTGGTTGCTTTTCAATAAAGAGAGTCCATCACGTTTTGTGGAGACGCTTAAACAATTGGA
The Salmonella bongori NCTC 12419 DNA segment above includes these coding regions:
- the helD gene encoding DNA helicase IV, with product MELKATTLGKRLAQHPYDRAEILNAGVKVSGERHEYLIPFNQLLAIHCKRGLVWGELEFVLPEDKVVRLHGTEWSATQQFHRHLDAHWRRWSREMSDVAAQALQEQWARISERTGENQWLTRERVRGLEHEIRQMFAALPLPVSRLEEFDNCREMWRNCLAWLQDSERSRQQHNQAYTDAMLETHTDFFTQIESSPLNPSQARAVVNGESSLLVLAGAGSGKTSVLVARAGWLLARGQASAGQILLLAFGRKAAEEMDARLRERLHTQEITARTFHSLALHIIQQGSKKAPVVSKLESDAGARHQLFLHTWRQQCSEKKAQAKGWRQWLEEEMQWTVPEGNFWDDESLQRRLAPRLDRWVSLMRMHGGAQAEMIAGAPEECRELFSKRIKLMAPLLKAWKSALKAENAVDFSGLIHQAMVILEKGRFISPWKHILVDEFQDISPQRAALLEALRKQNSQTTLFAVGDDWQAIYRFSGAQLSLTTAFHQTFGEGEHCHLDTTYRFNSRIGDVANRFVQQNPHQLKKPLNSLAAGDKKAVTLLDENQLDALLDKLSGYAKEDERILVLARYHHLKPASLQKAATRWPKLQIDFMTIHASKGQQADYVILVGLQEGNDGFPAPARESIIEDALLPQVEDFPDAEERRLLYVALTRARARVWLLFNKESPSRFVETLKQLDVPVARKP